GGCGGTCGTGCTCGACGTCTGGAAAAGACGGAGAAGAAGACCAagattttcctcttttttttaaaaaattatattcactcaagaaacgacgtcgtattaCTTGCCCGACGGTTAGTCCACGTCTGCAATTTCCGGCAGCCACGTCAACTAGGCTTAAAGTTATGGTCAATGCATGTGCAAatcacaattaaattaaaaggtcatgtattctgagaccaattttgaaggtcatgtgcaatttgcaaattcgatgaaagttcgtgtattttttggctattagcctttataaatttaattagaggGTTCAGGTGGTTAAGAGATATCACTATATGAGTTTTAGATGAACGGATAGTAAACTCACTTTTTAATCCAACTTGTTTATATATCGTGTGTTCTTAGAGCTCTGTGATTTGGAAGAAGTCGTTATACGAAGTAGTTAGATAATAACTAATCAGCAAGaaaacatgtatatatataccatTACCAATACCAAATACCCAACACAACCAAGATCAGCGTTCACTTTTTACTTCTTCttataaattaaagaaataagCCATCAGCTTAGGTGTAAAAATGTCGAGCTATGCTTGCGCAGTTTCTTCAGCTCTGCATGCTCTTAACAGGAGGAACAAAGAATCAAGAAACACTCATCGCTCTAATGGCCTCAAATCAGTCGACTTTACAACTTCAGGTAGTCTTCGaccttttaattaaaaaaccTATCCTATTCGTGTCTTGATTGTGTTGTTATTTACTTATACATATATCTTGTGAGGCTCAATACTTGCCGATTTTGCTCATGAAGAAATTCTATACTTTATTAAGTATGTATATATGTTGATCAAGTTATGATGGTCGACTGTTTTGAGCAGCAAGACGTGGGAAGATCAAATCATTGCAGGCTTCTccaaagagagaaagagatccGAAGAAAAGGATAGTGATAACTGGAATGGGCCTTGTTTCGGTTTTCGGAAATGACATCGACACTTACTACAACAAACTCCTTGATGGAGTGAGCGGTATCACTCCCATTGACAGATTTGATACATCAGATTTCTCTATTAAGATCGCGGGTCAGATTCACGACTTCTCGTCTGAGGGATACATCAACGCCAAGGATGATCGTCGTCTCGATGATTGCTGGAGATATGGTTTGGTTGCAGGAAAAAGGGCTCTTGATGATGCTACCCTTGGCAAACAACTACTTGCTGATGCAGCCGttggaattaattaatttgcatatatatatatacgtttTGAAAGATTGAAACTTGATATATAGATTGTGTGTTGCAGATGGAGAAGGAGAGAATGGGAGTGTTGGTGGGAACAGGGATGGGGAGCTACACGGCTTTCACTAATGGAGTGGAAGCCTTACTTGAAAAggggaataaaaaaataagtccATTTTTCGTTCCATATTCACTATCAAACATGGGGTCTGCGTTGCTGGCTATAGACACCGGCTTCATGGGGCCCACTTACTCCATCGCAGCTGCTTGTTCAACTGCAAATTACTGCTTCATTGCTGCTGCAACCCACATTAGACGAGGCGAGGCGGATGTGATGGTGGCCGGTGGAACGGATGCTGCAATCGTGCCACTCGCAATTGGAGGTTGCACAGTCGCCAGAGTCTTGTCCAACAGAAACGACGAGCCACACAAGGCGTCGAGGCCGTGGGACATACACCGCGATGGATTTGTGATGGGAGAAGGTTGTGGAGTGTTGGTAATGGAGAGCATGGAGCACGCCATGAAAAGAGGAGCCAAGGTTTATGCAGAGTATTTGGGAGGTGCAGCTACCGTTGATGCTCATCACATTACAAATCCACGCCCCGACGGCCTAGTCGTTGCGTCTTGCATAATCAAGGCTTTGGAAGATGCTGGAGTGGCTGCTGAAGAGGTAATCTCATTCATTTTTGTGTGATACAAAATGAAACTAAGATAAATTTTGGTTATTTGCAAGGTTAACTATGTGAATGCTCATGCAACATCAACTCCAGTTGGAGACTTGGCTGAGGTTAAAGCCATCAACAAAGTATTCAGCAACACCTCTCACTTGAAGATGAATGCCACCAAGGTCTAAATATTAGTATAGTTTCATTAAGTATAGAGAGctagtaatatatataattgttttttGTGATTTGAAGAAATTTTTTTCATCAGTCAATGATCGGACACGGGCTGGGAGCTGCGGGTGGGTTGGAAGCAATAGCGACGATTAAAGCAATCAACACTGGTTGGTTACATCCTACACTCAACCAAGATGTAAGCTTTTTTGCAGAATCTTGTTAGAGGGTGTTTACTTTGAAGGGGATAAAAATTGTGTAAGGCTAATcacttgtttactttgatgaagtGAAACTTTAGGATATCCCAATTCTCTTATCCCATTAAAATGATGGGATTGAAGTAATCATATTCTTAATGATAAAAATACACAATCatgcatataatcaaatatgtaAATTAAACGCCTGTTTGTTTCCTAATTCTAAGTGTTAACTAATTAAACTTATGTAGGAGTTGGAGGCTGAAGTCACCATTGACACTATCCCAAATATAAAGAAGCAGCATCAAGTGAATGTTGGTATGAAATCCTCCACtattttgaatcaaaatataattaagtaGATATATAGTATCATAATGATGCTTATGATTATTGCAGCCATATCCAACTCATTTGGCCTTGGAGGCCAGAACTCAGTTGTTGTCTTCGCGCCCTTCAGCCCTTAAAACGGCCTTACATTTTCGTGTATGAATTTTCCTTAATAATTTGGACCTCCGATCCAAAACATTACTATAAGAATTGGATgttcaaatttatttatgttaactTTTTTAATCCTAAATATAAGTAAGTGCTTTAATTATCTGACTTCAAAGAGTTGGTGTAagttaaattttaatcaattatactattattttatttcaataatattCCACATCacatatttattaaaactagCAGAAACGTGTGTTTCACGATTAACTAATCTCATTTTATATGATGGAAGttaaatatatagatattattttattttaatttttgaggaaaaatatatagatattattattCAGTTTGAATGTGTAACTAATATATTTCATATgatgaaaatgaaatatatatatatatataggggcgcgctccagtgagaccccctatttttcgtgtaacatgagtacaatgaataagaaatataatactaatgaacaaaacgtatatctaatgaacaagatgtatatactgatgaaaaataaaaattaaaaaattcgtaccgaataagacatatatactgatgaacagagcCGTAtgtactgatgaacaatgcagtatgtactgatgaataacaaaatttaaaatattctgctccctccaggattcgaaccctgcgaaaaaaaatcaccctccagatacaatatcagccataggattgataaaataaacgcaccagatcgtgcactagatctcactaaaattagggggtctcattggagcgccccctatatatatatatatataaagacatTATTATAAAGCATCTTCCTTAATTTAGTTAGGCAATTGGAAGAAGTTGTGCAAAGTGGTTAGGCAATTTCATGCTAAATAGCAACGTGAGATTTATGCAAACACATGGTTCATGCTACTAGTAAGATGGTACATGTATGTGAAAAATATATACAGTGAGAGATATAGCATGTGCACAATTGGTACTTGGTACTTGGATGTAAAAATAATGACAATAAAAATGGATCTAGATAATATTAAAGCTCTAAGTCACATGGATCATATTATTTCACTCAAATttggttataattttttttaaagatgatCAATGATGGGCTGACTTGAGCCTCTGGCCTATTGAGTAAGGGGAAATGTCTGACTAAATgaacacaaaatcttgggtacacctgggtgtaccgtacaaccgggttgacccgtacccaaaatagtgttatttatatgagTTGGGTCAGAATATGGGTTCAAATCAGAGTGCGGGTCAAAGTTTAAGTGAAGGTGTGatccggttgtacggtacacccaggtgtacccaagaccacctcctAAATGAATTATGCGTCATCgtcaaatttaattataatttatatgcatGATTATTCATATATTCATATAAGTATGATATATTCATCTGGGGGatcaaatattaaaatgatTTCTTCCACGTAAACTCTTTAGACCATTGAAATTTACATGatctataatatataaaagggataattgcccctaaatacataaactttcactAAATTCTGGAATTGTACACCACCATTAAAATCAGTCTGACAATATATagtttttgtatatttttttattattcccATGACACCTAAAAACTCCAAATTTGAAAATGACGTGGACGCCGGAACGCCCACGTGGACTTGCCGGACGGCCATTCAAAACGATGTCGTCCTTAGTTAAGGAAAACTACGtcttttttctaaaatttcacCTTACTCTTCTGATTTTTCCCTTTATCGTCGAATTTTGCCCTCTTCTTCATTTATATGTTTGATTTTGCCGTCTTCTTCTTCGTTGAAACAATGAGTATCTCTTCCTTCTGTGTACCACAACCGACGAATTCTCCGAAGACGATTCATTCATTTGTTGCTCCTTCTGAATCATGGATTTCTTTTCATATTCTTTCCACTTGTTATCGCAGCAGTGCAAACAACTCTGGCACCGAAAAATTAGAGAAGTCGAACGAGCTTGGGTGCCACTTCCTTGCCCGGCGGTAGTGGTATTGTACTCAACTGCCTTATTGATTGATTCAAGGAAGAAGAGGGTGGAGGCCTTTGTTAGTCGCGATTTGATAAGAAAAGGGGAAAGTTAAGGAAATTAAATCTGGGAATTTAaagaaaacgacgtcgttttcttttaattaaggACGGCGTCGTTTTGAACTGAACTCCGATGAGTCCACGTGTAAGTCCGGCGTCcacatcattttcaaatttggGGATTTTAGATGTCatcgaaaaaattaaaaaatatacaaaaattatGTACTGTTAGGTTGATTTTAAAGGTGGTATGCAATTTCAGAATTTGGTGAAAGTTTATCTATTTAAGAGTAATTACCCTATAGAAAAACATTATCATAAAGAAGCACTATTGTGTGCATAAATTAAGAAGCCTTGACATAAAAGATATATTAATGTAATATTTTCTcctttaacaaaaaataattttaaatggaAACAACAtagatttttataaaaatagttgaGTGTGTTATGAGTGAAGAATGAATCCCATTTAAAATTtagtattaataataatactcccttcgtccatcaAAAATAGTTCTAGAAGGGGACGACACATGTTTTAATGAAAATGGTTTAGTTTATTGTAAGTGGAGAAAAAGTATAACTTAATAGGTAgcgttaataataataattaattaaattttgagtggagaaatgggcCCATCatatgattttacactacaaataatatggTCTCACATCCAGTGGCGAatggggggggagggggaggggggctctcccaatttttgagttattattattattattattattattattattattattattattattattattattattattattattattattattattatgtgtgtgtaaataagaaatagaagaaaaaatatacccaagcatccatattaattgcTTGAcattgtacattgatttgttacatttatgttatttttatcctatttttttacttatttaatttttaatgttgaatttgagtccattctaaagttaaaagtaaaattactaattattaacaatgaaaattagtttattggtttagaaaatgaaatacttttttaaaaaaatgcatcaaaatatgttttatatgctttcaatctacttgatatgttgaattaattgaattgcaaacaattatctattatattaagtgattggtaaaaaaatgcatgaaaatgaagtgtgcggattgctaaaaaaaattgctttgGGATCCCCGTGTAAATGTCTTCGGACGCCGTAAATTAACAAATTCAGCCCCCCTTAACCTCAATTTCTAGATCCGCCCCTGCTCAcatctttacacacttttactgcACTAATGATACTTTTCTTAATAATCGTGTCAAAAAAGTTGGGACAAagctaatgggacggagggagcatgatttaagttttatttttaaaaaatataaatcaaacCAAGCTACAAatcgtattattattattattattattattattattattattattattattattattattattattattattattattattattattattattattattatttttattattgagtttttaaaattttattcaacgaatatagtaaatttatattcctatatattatttttacataTGATGTGGACTTAgagatttaaaattaaattcttaaatctttttttttttgagaggttTAAATTCTTAAATCTTAAGTTCACTCACTCATCCTCACCATTCTCCCATCCCTTATATAGGAGTGATGGTTCTTTCATTTTAATGTTGAGACATATAATTGACTTATTTAATTCATATCTTAGAATTGTTCTTCATGATATTATATTCCTCTTTTAAATAGCCTTGTAGATATTTGTTATTaagtaagaaaataaaattatgtacACCCCAAATCAAATCGCACCACACCTTATTAATATAGTTTGGATTGGTTTGAtatttaatactaatataatTTAGTTTGGTGTTCCACATCTTtgtattcatttctatttttagtaaaagtaagtAAGATCCAGTGTCTCaaaattttatgtgtgtcactatgtcacatgcttatatctattattttaaaaatactttttataaaaataaaatttattataatactatgaattatatttaatttttatttcaaaaaaaataatttttttaaaaaatatatactatgactttgaatttaccaacctattattagctaataaaagtaaaattaaatgataaaaaataaatatataccctaaattgatggaataaaccctagttaataatcacaaaattaaactaaagcatataaagttgaaattgaagaaaacatatataagaaattaaacaaaattgaaagtgtgacataaagtgtggtacactaaATCTCATTTCAATAAAAGATGAGACTCTTATTTCACTCATAATACGcccaaccactttattaaatCTCTGTGTCACTCTCAATTGGATATTAAAAGCCGGACGGAGAGAATGCTTAGCAACCATTTATACGTTGATCCTAAGTGGGAAGGAAGGCATGTGAAATAAATCagaacttaaaaataaaaatgtggaGCATTGTGTGCGCATCTTCTTCTACTCAGCTGCTTACTCAATCAACAAACCCCCATACTCGCTGCAATGCCCTCAAATCTCTCCCAACCCAGCCATCGCACTCTAAGCTGTTCCTTACAACTTCAGGTGCAAACCAATTAATTTCATCATCATCGTTTTAATTAATTCCAAATATATAGTTTACTTTCTTGTTTTGATCAAGTTATGATGGTTGATTTTTTTCAGCAGCAAGACCTGGGAAGATCAAATCAATGCAGGCTTCTCCAAAGAGAGAAACGGATCCCAAGAAAAGGATAGTGATAACTGGAATGGGCCTTGTTTCTGTTTTCGGAAGTGACATCGACACTTACTACAACAAACTCCTTGATGGAGTGAGCGGTATCACTCCCATTGACAGATTTGATACATCAGATTTCCCTGTTAAAATCGGGGGTCAGATTCGCGGCTTCTCTTCTGAGGGATACATCAACGCCAAGGATGATCGGCGTCTCGACGATTGCTGGAGATATTGCTTGGTTGCAGGCAAAAAGGCTCTTGATGATGCTACCCTTGGCAAAAAGGCACGTTTTTTAGAGTTGAATAAGTGGGAACGAAAAGGCAATGAGGAAATTTGAATTGTTGTATTGCAGATGGACAAGACAAGAATGGGAGTGTGGTGGGATCAGGAATTGGAGGCTCTTCGGTTTTCAAGAATGGAGCGGATGCCTTGACTGAGAAGGGGCATAGAAAGATAACTCCGTTTTGGGTTCCTTATGTTATGACAAGCACGGGGTCTGCATTGCTGGCTACGGACACGGGCTTCATGGGGCCCACTTACTCCATTGCAGCAGCTTGTGCCACTGCTAATCACTGCTTCAATGCTGCTGCAAACCACATCAGACAAGGCGACGCAGATGTGATGGTGGCCGGTGGAACGGAGGCTCCACTGATTCCACTTGGAATTGGAGGTTTCGCAGCCTGCAGAGCCTTGTCTGTGAGAAACGACCAACCACACAAGGCGTCGAGGCCGTGGGACAGAAACCGCGATGGATTTGTGATGGGAGAGGGTGCTGGAGTGTTGGTAATGGAGAGCATGGAGCATGCCATGAAAAGAGGAGCCAAGGTTTATGCAGAGTATTTGGGAGGTGCAACCAACTGT
The genomic region above belongs to Salvia miltiorrhiza cultivar Shanhuang (shh) chromosome 5, IMPLAD_Smil_shh, whole genome shotgun sequence and contains:
- the LOC131026012 gene encoding 3-oxoacyl-[acyl-carrier-protein] synthase I, chloroplastic-like, which produces MSSYACAVSSALHALNRRNKESRNTHRSNGLKSVDFTTSARRGKIKSLQASPKRERDPKKRIVITGMGLVSVFGNDIDTYYNKLLDGVSGITPIDRFDTSDFSIKIAGQIHDFSSEGYINAKDDRRLDDCWRYGLVAGKRALDDATLGKQLLADAAVGIN
- the LOC131026013 gene encoding 3-oxoacyl-[acyl-carrier-protein] synthase I, chloroplastic-like, whose protein sequence is MEKERMGVLVGTGMGSYTAFTNGVEALLEKGNKKISPFFVPYSLSNMGSALLAIDTGFMGPTYSIAAACSTANYCFIAAATHIRRGEADVMVAGGTDAAIVPLAIGGCTVARVLSNRNDEPHKASRPWDIHRDGFVMGEGCGVLVMESMEHAMKRGAKVYAEYLGGAATVDAHHITNPRPDGLVVASCIIKALEDAGVAAEEVNYVNAHATSTPVGDLAEVKAINKVFSNTSHLKMNATKSMIGHGLGAAGGLEAIATIKAINTGWLHPTLNQDELEAEVTIDTIPNIKKQHQVNVAISNSFGLGGQNSVVVFAPFSP
- the LOC131024569 gene encoding 3-oxoacyl-[acyl-carrier-protein] synthase I, chloroplastic-like; protein product: MQASPKRETDPKKRIVITGMGLVSVFGSDIDTYYNKLLDGVSGITPIDRFDTSDFPVKIGGQIRGFSSEGYINAKDDRRLDDCWRYCLVAGKKALDDATLGKKARFLELNKWERKGNEEI